CGGCGTGCAGTATCCACATTGAAACGCGTCGTGTTCGATAAATGCTTTTTGTAACGGATGCAGCTCGCCGCCGGTTGCCACGCCTTCAATAGTTGTTATTTCTGAACCGTTTTTCATCACCGCCAATGTCAGGCAGCTGAGTATCCGCTTGCCGTCGCAGATCACTGTGCAGGCACCGCACTGCCCGTGATCACAACCTTTTTTGGTGCCGGTCAGGTCAAGATCTTCTCTCAATGCGTCCAAAAGACTCACCCAGGGTAATACTTCGAGTGTACAGTGCTTTTCATTGACAGTTAATGAAACAGTCTTGTGAGGTAATGTTGGCATGGATTTAGCAGAAATGATTTGATCGGTAAGCATGGGTTATCATGTTTAGAATGTCGCTAGTCCACATAACTATTATGCCAGGCCATAGTTTGATACCACTAGCCGATTGTAATGTAAAATGAATTCTACAACATCTTGCATATGATCGGGAAATCATTCAAATTTAGAATACTAACCCGTAAGCTCTTAAAAAGAACAGATGTGGAACATTGCTCGACAGCCTCTATATTTAATTGCGCTTATTGTTGTACTGATAAACCTCCAAAGTCAATGGGTCAGGGCACAGCATTTAAAGCTGGACCTTACTACAATCAGTACACCCGATAATTTGTCTCAAAATACAATTAACGCCATTTATCAGGATATTTATGGATTTCTTTGGTTTGGAACACAGGACGGCTTAAATAAATATGATGGTTACCAACTGGAAATCTACAAGTTACAAAGGGAAAGCCCTAATTCTCTTCCGGCAAACCATATTACCGCAATCGCCGGTGACGAGGCCGGTAACCTGTGGGTGGGCACCAGGACCGGGGGCCTCAGCCAATACGACCGCGCACACGACAAGTTTACAAACTTCCGGCACAATCCCACCGATCGATCCTCTGTAAGCAGCAATAGGATCAATGCGATTTTACTGGACAGTCATTCCAATCTATGGGTCGGAACGCCCAATGGGCTGAACTTGCTGAACAAGGAAAAGTCCACATTTGAAAGGATCAATCATTCGAAAAAGAGTGATCCGGGTTCGGACAACATCATTACCATTTTTGAAGATAGCCAACAAAATGTATGGATAGGGACTGCGAATGGACTGCGTCTTTGGCAAAAAGACAAGAAAAAGCTCGTTGACCGTCCCGACCGTGACTTCAAAAACGCTGGCCAGTGGATCAACACTATCACCGAAGATGTCCGGAAAAATCTTTGGATTGGCACGGACAACGGACTAAAACTATTTGATAAAAACACGGGCAAATTTGTCAAATATGACATTGATCCTGATAAAAACTCAGCCGGCGGGACTAACCCGGTACATTGCATGGTGCAGGCACCCGGCGACAGGTTGTGGATCGGATCGAACACTACCTTGCAGTTGTTTGATACCAAAAAGCGAAAACTAATTCCGCTCAGCGAACAAACAGGAGGCGACGGCTACATGCCCAATGATGGTATGTATTCACTTTTTATAGACAAAGTAGGCGTGCTTTGGATTGGTACTACCAGCCAGGGGGTGCTGCGCTGGGACCCTAACCTGACCACATTTCCCTCATTCAAATCCTCCAACGCGCGGAGTGCCACTGCCAAAAACGTGATCAGGGGCATTTCGGAAGACAAATCGAGAAATCTGTACCTGGCAACCGACGCCGGACTGGAATATTTCGACCGGTCGGATCTATCTTTCAAAACCTTTTCTCACCAGAGCAGCAACCCTTTCAGCATTTCCAGCAACTTTACAACCTGTGTGCTGGTCAGCAGGCAAAGCGGGAACGTCTGGGTTGGGACTTATAGCAATGGTCTGGATTTGCTTGATCCAAAAACCGGCATATTCAAACATTTTGTCGAGAAAAAAGGATCTAAAAATCTCAACAACAACGCCATAGATGTACTCCTGGAAGACCGGCAAGGCAAGATCTGGATAGGGACAGATGGCGGCGGGCTGAATGTTTATGACCCCAAATCGCAAACATTTACGCATTATACCCATCGAAAGGACGACGTAACGAGCCTTTGCGACAATACCATTCTGGCCCTTTATGAGGACAAAAAAGGAAACATCTGGGCGGGTGGCTACTCCAATGGTATCAGCATTTTCAATCCGGGCACAGGTACTTTCAGGCAGTTGAATACGGGCAACAGCAAACTGACGAGCAATGTGATCAGCTGTTTTTCGGAGGACCCGCAAGGCAAAATGTGGATCGGCACATTCAATGGAGGACTCAATTGCTACGAACCGGAGACGGGGCACATTACCGGATTTTCAGAGCTTAATGGATTGATCAACAACTCGGTAAATTATCTCAACACGGATTCCAACCAGCGGATATGGATCAGTACGAACCGCGGAATTTCGTACTATGATACGGTCAGAAAGATTTTCAAAAACTTTGGCAAAAACAACAACCTGAAAACAATGGAGTTTTGCCAGGGCTCGGGTAGCAAACTGGCGAGCGGCGAAATTGTCATGGGAGGCCTCAACGGCATTAACATTATTGATCCTTTTAACCTGGCGTTCAATAAAAACAAGCCTGAGGTGGTACTGAACGGTTTTGAGCTTTTCAACAAACCGGTCGTTTCCGGGACGAAAAACTCGCCGCTTGACCAGAGCATTTTGACATCAAAAGAAATAAGCCTCGATTATTCGCAATCGGTTTTCACCATTCTTTTTGCCGCACTGGATTACACGATCCCGGAAAACAATCAGTACGCGTACATTCTCGAAGGATTTGACAATGAGTGGAACTACGTGGACAATCAGCACCATGCCACTTACACGAACCTGAATCCGGGAAGTTACACTTTTAGGGTTAAGGCTTCCAATAATGATGGGATTTGGAATGATGAGGATAGGCAGCTGGTTATTCACATTATTGCTCCTTTCTGGCTTACATTATGGTTCAAATTACTGCTTTTCATCCTGGTCGCGTGTGCTGCCGTCTTTTTTTACCGGTACCGTATTAATTATTTTAACAAACAAAAAGCAAAACTGGAAGTCCTGGTCAGGCGGAGGACGAAAAAGATCAAGGAGCAGTCGGCCAATCTTGAAAAACTGAATGCAGAGCTGCTTAGCCAGACTATTTCGCTGGAACAGGCAAACAATGCATTGCAGTCGCAAAAGGCGCAGGAGCATGAGGCAAGGCTGTTGGCGGAACAGGCAAAAAAGCAGGCCGATGCGGCCAATCTGGCAAAAAGCACGTTTCTGGCCACAATGAGCCATGAAATCAGGACACCGATCAACGGCGTACTGGGAATGGCGGCCCTGCTTTCGGATACCAACCTGAACAATGAACAGGCAGAGTATACGGAGGCTATCCTGAACAGCGGAGAATCGCTGCTGACTGTTATCAATGACGTGCTTGACTTTTCGAAGATTGAATCGGGTAACCTGGTACTGGAAGAGCATCATTTTGAATTAAGAAAATGCGTCGAGGATGTGCTCGAATTGTTTGGCCCGAAGATCGCGGAATCGGGCCTGGAACTCACCTACTTTATCGAGGATAATGTGCCGGTGTTTGTAGGGGCCGACAGCATGAGGCTACGCCAGATCTTGATCAATATGGTTAGCAATGCAGTTAAATTCACTTCCCAGGGCGAAATATTTGTCCATGTTACAGTCGGAGAACCTGATGACGAACTACACACGGTCCGGTTTGCGATCAGCGACACAGGCATTGGTATACCTGAGAATCAGCAGGAAAACCTCTTCAAAGCTTTCAATCAACTGGATTCGTCGATTACGAGAAAATACGGAGGCTCGGGGCTGGGCCTTGTGATATGCCAGCGGCTGGTGAAATTAATGGGCGGGGACATTGAGGTCGACAGTGCCGAGGGACAGGGTACTACTTTCACATTTGAAATAAAATGTAAAAAGGGCGAGGGGCCAACTGCTGTGACAGGAGCCCATCGGGATCATTTTGAAGGCAAGAATGTACTCGTCGCCGTCGAAAACAGGAACAATCAGAAACTAATCGGAGCGCTGCTGAGCGAATTAAAAATCCATGTAACTACCGTCGATACCGGTGACGAGGCCATCAAAGCGATATCAGAACTACCTAACACCGACCTCATTATAGTGGATTTGCACATTCCATCTGCTGATAGTATGGAAATCACCTCGAAAGCGCGCGAGGTTATTCCCGATATTCCGGTGATCCTGCTGGGCAACATTGGAGACGAACAGAGGAACGGGTCTCCTCATATCTTCAATGCGGTTTTAACCAAGCCAATCAAAAAAGACCACCTGGTCAGGGCGGTGGTTCAGGCGATTGAAACCGATCAGTCTTACCTCAAAGAAAGAAAGAGGACGCATTTGCCGGAGGAATTTGCAGGTCAATACCCATTCCGGATACTAGTCGCGGAAGACATTCTGATCAACCAAAAGTTCATTATCCGGGTCCTCAACAAGCTGGGCTATGATCCTGATCTCGCGAACAATGGTGTGGAAGTACTGGAAATGCATCAGAAAAATCATTATGACGTGATCCTGATGGACTTACAAATGCCGCGGATGGACGGTCTCGAAGCGACGCAAATTATTCGTCAAAAATATGGCGACCAGCCATTCATTGTCGCATTAACAGCCAATGCGTTAAGCGAGGACCGGGCGAGTTGTTTGGCAGCAGGTATGAACGACTACATTTCAAAACCCATCGATGTACAGCTGCTGACCAAATGCCTCATGAATCTGCACCGCCTGCATTTATTATATTTGACCCGTGAAGATTAACACCATGAGGGCCGATTGTTACAAGCTTGCGCCAGCCATGTAATCGATGCTGCTGATCAGATTGGTATTGGGTACAACGGCCAACGCATAATTTTTGAACAACGTATACTGCCATTGCACCTCCCAGTTCTGCTTTTTCTCCTCCGCATAAACCGCATCGAAGCGATCGAGCCAGTATTTCAGCGTATTCTCATTTCGTATTAAGCTCTGCATCCGCTTCTGGCTTTTCATTTCGGGCAGTTGCTCCATCCAGAAATCATATTTGTTCCAGGCTCTTTTCCAGGTAGCCCATCCACCGGTGTTTCCTATCAGACTGAAAAAGTGATCGGAATTGCTCTCTTTTGCTTCTTCGTTCATAAGCGTTCCCGATATATGCATGATCCGGTCATTGCCTCTGTACATGTCCAGCATGAATTTGCAAAAAGTAAAAAAGTCCGGGTGGGGCAAACAGTCGTCCTCCACGATGATCAATTGCGAACAAGTTTCAAATGCCCAGGTAATAGCCGAGCATATCCCAAGTGCGCAGCCCATGTTTGTTTCGGGAAACCATCTTTCGACTTTGCAATCCCAGTCTATTTCTGAGTCGTTAAGTAGGTACCGGCAAGCTTCTACAAGATCATTGTCTTCCGGCATATCTTTTCTAGGTGCATCTGAGAAAAGATACAAATGTGAAGGCCTTAGTTTTCTGATTTGTTCAAATACAAGGCAAGTTGTTTCGGGCCTGTTGAATGTGATCAACAATACCGGAATGTCAAACAATTTCTTGTCCATTCAATTGAGAAATATTTAAAATGATCATTGAGTATCGAAAGACAAGCTATTTTGCTCCGCAATTGTTAAAAATTGCACTATGCGGGTTTAAAAGGGATGTAATGTTGCGCTATTATGTACGTCTAAGGTAGGAGTCAAACTTCAATCGGTTTAAACTTTGGGACGAACCGCTACTTATATGGGGTAATTACAGGACGAAAAGGGGTTTTAGAGGAAGCAACCTCGTCCATATACCTGGATGGGGCTACATTCCGGTGCTTTTTGAAGAATTTGTTGAAATGACTGAGATCCGTAAAACCGAATTCATTGCTTATTTCCTTGATCGATAAAGAACTGTATTGCAACCGCTTCTCGATCAAATGCAGCTTGTACTGATTAATGTAATCTCGCAGGGTGGTACCGGTTTGCTCCCGGAAAAACAGCCCCAGATAATGTTTGCTGTAACCGAAAACCTCCGCCAGATGGTCAGCCATGATCATTTCCACGGAGTAAATATGCTGGTGAATGTAGTTGACAATTTCCGTGATCTTCCGGGAATGCTTCGGGTGCGTAGGTTTTACAGCATGGCTCTGATTTCGCTTCACTATCGAAAGCATTGCCTGTATTAGAAAGTAAATCGTCTCATTCGCCTCACTTTTAGTCTGCTCCCACTCCTCTACCACCAGCCGTACTATCCGGTCCAGTCGCTCGATTTCGCCATCCTTTTCTTGCAACGGGGCGTTCTGGTGTCCGGCCTGAATAAGTAATGCATCTATCTCCTGATTCCATTGTTGCTGTACTTGTATATTTTCAATACTTTTTAAATACACATTGGTAAATTTCAGGAACGTAAATTCAGTCTCCTCTTCAATGTGAAAGTAATGAAAGTCGCAGGGCGCGAGCAGGAACAGGCTTTTACCATCATAGGGATATTGCATTCCTGATACACAATGAGATCCTTTTCCACTATGAATGAAGATAATTTCAAAGTGATTGTGATTATGGACCGGATGCCCCCATTTCCGCGCCTTAAAGTTTGACACTTTCAGAAACTCATTTTGAATGTATTTTTTCATAACTCCGCCATTTCTTCGTCATCTTTTTACCAGTTATTCATGCAAATATACAAGTACATCCCTTACTAGCACCGGTACCTTTGTTTCGAACAAAAAATAAACAAACAGAGGTCATGAATGAGAACTCAGAAGATAAAAAAGTAGCCCTGGTTGTGGGCGCACAAGGCGTAATCGGCAAAAATCTGGTGGAATATCTCGCTACTCTTCCTGACTGGGAAGTTATAGGATTATCCAGACGCGGCGGCGAGTCTTTCGTTAAGGTCCGGTTCATCGCCGTAGATTTACTCAATGCCGATGATACCCGACAAAAACTGGGTACCCTCACCGGCGTAACCCATATTTTTTATGCTGCCTACCAGGAAAGGCCTTCCTGGAATGAACTGGTGGCACCCAATGTTGCCATGCTCGTTAATGTCGTCGATGCCGTGGAGCCAGTAGCCAGCAACTTGCAGCATATCAGCCTGATGCAAGGATACAAAGTGTACGGTGCACATCTGGGGCCTTTCAAAACCCCCGCCCGCGAAACCGACGCGGGGCATATGCCACCGGAATTCAATGTGGATCAGCAACAGTTTCTGGAAGCAAGGCAGCAGGGGAAGGCATGGACTTGGTCCGCGATCCGACCTTCCGTCGTGGGTGGTTTTGCGCTGGGCAATCCTATGAACCTGGCACTTGTCATCGCCGTTTACGCCTCTATTTCACGGGAATTGGGCTTGCCGCTGCGGTTCCCGGGCAAGCCCGGCGCCTACGACAAGTTGCTCGAAATGACAGACGCCGGATTACTCGCTCACGCCACATTGTGGGCCGCTACCGGAGAAAACACCGCGAACCAGGCGTTCAATATCAACAATGGAGACCTGTTCAGATGGAGCGAAATGTGGCCGAAAATAGCCCGATACTTCGAGCTCGAAGTGGCACCTCTTCTGCCCATGTCGCTCAATGTTATGATGGCGGATAAAGCGCCGCTCTGGAATTCCATGATGGCGAAATATGGTCTGCGACATACTTACGACGAGGTATCTTCCTGGGCTTTCGGCGATTTTGTCTTTTCGTGGGACTACGATATGTTCGCCGACGGCTCCAAGTCCCGAAGGCACGGCTTCCACGAGTATGTCGATACGGAGGCGATGTTTATGCAGATTTTTGACGATTTGCGAAAACGTAAGGTTATACCGTGACCTAAAATGTATCTGAACCGACCTTGTCACACTAACCGCACCGGGCGTGCACGATGCCTTGTCATGCTGACCGCAGCGGCCACCGCTGTGGTCAGCATGACAAGCTTTTAAAACAGCATGGTTACAAAAGCCACCACCCACACTACGCCTCCAATGCTTCCCAAATACCAGCTACGGCAGCACGCTGGGCAAACTCACTGAAATCTGTGGGCTTCCTGCCCAGCGCTTCCTCCACTCCATGGCTGATAGATTCATTCCGGCCATCCATCACTTCCGTGAACAGGTAGCTCAGAAAGTCGATGATATCCTGCGGAATTTCGTAGGTAGTTAGCATTGAAGTATATTCCTCTATTGAAACTTCCTGAAAAACGATCTCCCTGCCCGAAGCAGCTGCTATTTCCGCAATGGCTTGCTTGAATGTCAATAGCCGCGGACCGGTCACTTCGTATATCTTGCCATTGTGGATGTCATCGGTTAGTGCTGCCACTACCACATCGGCAATGTCGTCGGTGTCGATAAAAGGCTCGCCGATATCGCCGGCCGGAAGCGCTACGTAGCCAGCCTGCACAGAGTCCAACAAGTAACCTTCGCTAAAATTTTGATTGAACCAGCTCGCCCTCACCACCGTCCACTCCATACCGGATGCGATCACGATTTGCTCGCAAAGCTGTGCTTCCGGTTCGCCCCGGCCGGATAATAGTACCAGTTTTTTCACCCCGCTTTTTGCTGCTGCATTCACAAATGCCTGAATGGCTTCCACCGAGCCAGGGATCGAGAGATCGGGCTGAAATGTGATGTATACCTGGCTGATTTCATGCAGTACCTCTTTCCAGTTTCCCTTATTATCCCAGTCGAAAGCAGGTTTGTTGGATCGTGAGCCAATTCTTACCGGAAGTCCAAGATCGGTAAGACGTTGAACAACCCTTCTTCCTGTTTTTCCATTTCCACCTAATACCAGCGTTTTCATGATGCTAATTGTTTTGATTTATATTTTATTTTAAATCAAAACTACTGCTGCCGGTACTGGCATAATTGAACAAACCCGCCAATCGAAAAATTTCTATTTTATTTTTTTGGACTGATGCTCACGTGGGGTCGTGTTGGTAAATTCCTTGAATGTCCTGACAAAATGGGACTGATCGGAATAACCATTTTCGTAAGCGATATCGGACAATTTTTCGTAGTTACCCTTTTCCAACTGCTTAATGGAAGAGTCAAATCTGCATATTTTGGAGAATAACTTGGGAGTGATACCCACATGCTGCGAAAACCGCCGTTCGAAGGTGCGCTCTGAAATCTTAAAAACGTGCTGAACTTCGCGCACCGATTTTTCACCTTTTGATTCCATGATAAACCGGGTAGCGCGTTCCATCAAAGGATCCTGAGGTGACGCAACGGCCAGCGATCCGATAAACGCTTCCATGATCTTGATCTGCTCCTCCATGCTTCCGGCGGCCATTAACTGCCTACCGGTTTCTTTCGCAAATGCCGAAAACTGGTTCATATCCATGCAGGTATCCGTCAGGTCGTTGGCGTTGATCCCGAACAAAGTGTTCATCACATGCGGATGCAAAATGAACACCACGATCTTGTAACTTCCTTTGGTCGTGATCTCAATCGGTTTCACTGTTTGCCCGTACAGAAAAAAGCTCGACAATTCCACATCACCGATAAAAACGCCTGACCGGGCCTGCGAAAACATCAGCCCGGGACAGCCATCGGCAAAAAACTTCAATGAATGGTCGGCATTTTCAAAGTCATGATTTTCCAGCGTCCAGATGTTCTTGACGTACCGGGTAAGGATCGATTGCTTAATGACAGGTTCCATATTGAGGATTGAAATTGATGAAAATTTCTCACAATGGTTACATACTCTCAAAAATAATGTGGCTGGTCCGGTGCAACGTTTTCACAGTTGAATCGTCTTTGCGATACTCTGGTACCTCAGAGCAGTAAACCTGTTTGATATCATCCCTATTTAGCCAGCCCATGAAAATATTGTTACTCACCCTGATCGCTCTCGCAGCAAGTATAAGTTTATCAATAGCTCAGCAAATCAAAATTTCAGGTTTACTAATGGATTCAACGGCGACCAAGCCGGTTGAATTTGCTACCGTGGCGCTGCTGAAAGACGGCAAGATTATCGAGGGTGCGACCTCAGATTCGAAAGGAAGGTTTGTTTTCACCAAAGTACACCCCGGCCAATATGCCATTCAGGCTTCATTAATGGGTTATGTTTCCAAAACATTGGAAAAAGTAACGGCCGCTGGCGAAGACATTGAAGTAGGTATCATCAAACTGGCCCCGACCGTTCAGAATCTCAAAGAAGTAACGGTAACCGAGCAGAAAGCATTGTTCGAGGAAAAATCCGACCGGATGGTTTACAATGCTGAAAAGGATATCAGTATCAAAGGCGGGGACGCGACCGACGTGCTCAAAAAAATCCCCTCAGTTGCGGTGGATATTGAAGGTAATGTACAGCTCCGCGGCAGTTCGAATATCAAGGTTTTGATCAATAATAAACCGTCGAGCATTGTGGCCCGCAGCGTTTCCGACGCACTGAAACAGATTCCGGCTGACATTATCAAACAAGTAGAGGTAATCACCTCACCGTCTGCCAAATACGACGCGGAAGGCACAGCGGGTATCATTAATATTATTACCAAAAAGAATACGATGCAGGGTACCAGCGGCTCCATCAGTCCCAATTTCGGGCAATGGAACAACTGGCCCAACGCGACCATCAGCCACCGGATGAAGGACCTGACTATTTCGGCTAATGGCGGGTTTAGCAACTGGAAAAACAAGCGGTACATGCAGCTACTCCGCTCATTCACCAATGCGGACTCAGTTTCGGACCAGAACCAGACCCAATGGATCACGGGCAACGGCAAGAACTTTTACGGTACCGTCAATGTGGATTGGGACGTGGATTCCCTGAACCGCATCGGCGCCGGGCTGAATTATTATAACGGTGCCAATACCAATGGTTTCGATATTCTTTTTGAAGAAAGCAGCCGGGGCGTTGTGAACCAGTTTTTCAAGCGCGACATGAGCAGGACGTACGACTGGGCAGGCGCTACCGTTAACCTGGACTATACCCGTTTGTTCAAAAAACCAAAAAAAGAACTCACCCTGCTGATGATGTATTCATTTGAGGGTGAGGATAGTGACTACTGGTCCAACCTGCTCAACAGGGGGAATGATGTGTACTACCGTGAGAAAAGCTACAATATCAGCAACAACAAAGAAGGTACCATACAGCTGGATTTCACCAATCCGCTCGACAGCATCAGCACATTCGAAATGGGTTCGAAAACCATTTTCCGGAAAATATTGAGCGACTACCGCATTTCCAGTGCTGTCGAAGGATCAGATGATTTTCAGGACCTCCCGCAACTTGCCAACATTTTTGACTACGCGCAGCAGGTAACATCCGCATATGTAGTGTACACACGCACGCCGAAAAAACGCTGGGGTATCAACCTGGGCGCCAGGTATGAGCACACGTTCATCCAGGCCAACTTCCTGAATGGTACCGCTTCGTTTTCAAACAATTATGGAAATCTGATCCCAAGTATCAGCTTGTCCCGCAGCCTGAAAAAAGACCAGCAGATACGGCTCAGCTATTCCCAGCGCATTCAGCGGCCGCAGTTTTTTTACCTCAACCCGTATGTCAATCAGGCCGATTCCAAGAACCTCTACGGCGGAAATCCTTATCTCAAACCAGAGCTAACACATTCCGTAGAAGCTAATTACAGTGTTTCGATCAAGCAAACGAGTTTCAATGCTTCGTTTTTTCTCCGCCAGACCAACAACGCCATTGAAAGTATCAATACAGTAGACAGCAGCGGTGTACTGAAACAGATTTTCCAGAATGTCGCACAGAATTCTGCCTATGGTGTCAACCTGAGCGCTAACACGAAAATTACGAAACAATGGTCGGTCAACGGTTCGCTGAATGTGTTTTACAATGTGCTGGAAAGTGCGGAGCTTAAAACCCGCAACGAGGACTGGATGTACCGCGTCAACCTAAACTCGACGATTGATTTTGGCAAAGGTTTCAAAGGACAACTCTTTGGTTTCTACAACTCGGCGAGGGTTAATCTTCAGGGAAAATACGGCGGTTTTGGTTTTTACAATATGGTGATACAAAAGGAAGTGCTGAAAAAGAAAGGCAGCATTGGTTTCGGCTACGACAATCCTTTCAACCGCAGGATCAAATGGCGTAACGATTTCGTCGGCCCTAATTTTGTACAAACACAGGACATTGCCATGTATCGCAGAGGATGGCGGATCAACCTGAAATATGAATTCGGGCAGATGAACGGCGGCAATCAGCGTCAGAAAAAACGCATCAGCAACGATGACAAAAAAGGCGGTGAAGGCAACAACTAGGCCGACGAACGTACTATTTCTGGTGCAAACACAGCCCGTTTCCGTCGAGGTCTTTCAGCCAGGCGAATTTACCCCACGGCGTATCGTCAATGTTGCCGACTTCAATGCCTTTTGCTTTTAACTCGCCG
The genomic region above belongs to Dyadobacter pollutisoli and contains:
- a CDS encoding TonB-dependent receptor domain-containing protein yields the protein MKILLLTLIALAASISLSIAQQIKISGLLMDSTATKPVEFATVALLKDGKIIEGATSDSKGRFVFTKVHPGQYAIQASLMGYVSKTLEKVTAAGEDIEVGIIKLAPTVQNLKEVTVTEQKALFEEKSDRMVYNAEKDISIKGGDATDVLKKIPSVAVDIEGNVQLRGSSNIKVLINNKPSSIVARSVSDALKQIPADIIKQVEVITSPSAKYDAEGTAGIINIITKKNTMQGTSGSISPNFGQWNNWPNATISHRMKDLTISANGGFSNWKNKRYMQLLRSFTNADSVSDQNQTQWITGNGKNFYGTVNVDWDVDSLNRIGAGLNYYNGANTNGFDILFEESSRGVVNQFFKRDMSRTYDWAGATVNLDYTRLFKKPKKELTLLMMYSFEGEDSDYWSNLLNRGNDVYYREKSYNISNNKEGTIQLDFTNPLDSISTFEMGSKTIFRKILSDYRISSAVEGSDDFQDLPQLANIFDYAQQVTSAYVVYTRTPKKRWGINLGARYEHTFIQANFLNGTASFSNNYGNLIPSISLSRSLKKDQQIRLSYSQRIQRPQFFYLNPYVNQADSKNLYGGNPYLKPELTHSVEANYSVSIKQTSFNASFFLRQTNNAIESINTVDSSGVLKQIFQNVAQNSAYGVNLSANTKITKQWSVNGSLNVFYNVLESAELKTRNEDWMYRVNLNSTIDFGKGFKGQLFGFYNSARVNLQGKYGGFGFYNMVIQKEVLKKKGSIGFGYDNPFNRRIKWRNDFVGPNFVQTQDIAMYRRGWRINLKYEFGQMNGGNQRQKKRISNDDKKGGEGNN